Proteins from one Muntiacus reevesi chromosome X, mMunRee1.1, whole genome shotgun sequence genomic window:
- the FAM50A gene encoding protein FAM50A → MAQYKGAASEAGRAMHLMKKREKQREQMEQMKQRIAEENIMKSNIDKKFSAHYDAVEAELKSSTVGLVTLNDMKAKQEALVKEREKQLAKKEQSKELQLKLEKLREKERKKEAKRKISSLSFTLEEEEEAGEEEEEVAVDEEELEREEITTKKRKMGKNPDVDTSFLPDRDREEEENRLREELRQEWEAKQEKIKSEEIEITFSYWDGSGHRRTVKMKKGNTMQQFLQKALEILRKDFSELRSAGVEQLMYIKEDLIIPHHHSFYDFIVTKARGKSGPLFNFDVHDDVRLLSDATVEKDESHAGKVVLRSWYEKNKHIFPASRWEPYDPEKKWDKYTIR, encoded by the exons atggCTCAGTACAAGGGTGCCGCCAGCGAGGCGGGCCGCGCCATGCACCTCATGAAGAAACGGGAGAAGCAGCGCGAGCAGATGGAGCAGATGAAGCAGAGGATTGCTGAG GAGAACATAATGAAGTCCAACATTGACAAGAAGTTCTCTGCGCACTACGATGCCGTGGAGGCCGAGCTCAAGTCCAGCACTGTGG GTCTTGTGACCCTGAACGACATGAAGGCTAAGCAGGAGGCACTGGTGAAGGAGCGGGAGAAGCAACTCGCCAAGAAGGAGCAGTCAAAGGAGCTGCAGCT GAAGCTGGAGAAGCTGCGAGAAAAGGAGCGCAAGAAGGAGGCCAAGCGGAAGAtctccagcttgtccttcaccctggaggaagaagaggaggcaggcgaggaggaggaggaggtggctgtGGACGAGGAGGAGCTGGAAAGGGAAG AGATCAccacaaagaagaggaaaatgggGAAGAACCCAGATGTGGACACAAGTTTCTTGCCTGACCGAGACCGGGAG GAGGAGGAGAATCGGCTCCGGGAGGAGCTACGGCAAGAGTGGGAAGCCAAGCAAGAGAAGATTAAGA GTGAGGAGATTGAGATCACCTTCAGTTACTGGGATGGCTCTGGGCACCGGCGCACAGTCAAG ATGAAGAAGGGCAACACGATGCAGCAATTCCTGCAGAAGGCACTTGAGATCCTGCGCAAAGACTTCAGCGAACTCAG ATCGGCAGGGGTGGAGCAGCTCATGTACATCAAGGAGGACTTAATCATACCTCAC CACCACAGCTTCTACGACTTCATCGTCACCAAGGCTCGAGGGAAAAGTG GGCCCCTCTTCAATTTTGATGTTCATGATGATGTGCGGCTTCTCAGTGACGCCACTGTGGAGAAGGATGAG TCGCATGCAGGCAAGGTGGTGCTGCGGAGCTGGTACGAGAAAAACAAGCACATCTTCCCCGCCAGCCGCTGGGAGCCCTATGACCCCGAGAAGAAGTGGGACAAGTACACG ATCCGATGA
- the GDI1 gene encoding rab GDP dissociation inhibitor alpha has protein sequence MDEEYDVIVLGTGLTECILSGIMSVNGKKVLHMDRNPYYGGESSSITPLEELYKRFQLLEGPPETMGRGRDWNVDLIPKFLMANGQLVKMLLYTEVTRYLDFKVVEGSFVYKGGKIYKVPSTETEALASNLMGMFEKRRFRKFLVFVANFDENDPKTFEGVDPQNTSMRDVYRKFDLGQDVIDFTGHALALYRTDDYLDEPCLETINRIKLYSESLARYGKSPYLYPLYGLGELPQGFARLSAIYGGTYMLNKPVDDIIMENGKVVGVKSEGEVARCKQLICDPSYVPDRVRKAGQVIRIICILSHPIKNTNDANSCQIIIPQNQVNRKSDIYVCMISYAHNVAAQGKYIAIASTTVETTDPEKEVEPALELLEPIDQKFVAISDLYEPIDDGSESQVFCSCSYDATTHFETTCNDIKDIYKRMAGSAFDFENMKRKQNDVFGEADQ, from the exons ATGGACGAGGAATACGACGTGATTGTACTGGGGACCGGACTCACC GAATGTATCCTGTCGGGTATCATGTCTGTGAACGGGAAGAAGGTGCTGCACATGGACCGGAACCCCTACTATGGGGGCGAGAGCTCCTCCATCACCCCCTTGGAGGAG CTGTATAAGCGTTTTCAGTTGCTGGAGGGGCCCCCTGAAACAATGGGCCGGGGCCGAGACTGGAACGTTGACTTGATCCCTAAATTCCTCATGGCCAATG GGCAGCTCGTGAAGATGCTACTGTATACAGAGGTGACACGCTACCTGGACTTCAAGGTGGTGGAGGGCAGCTTTGTCTACAAGGGGGGCAAGATTTACAAAGTACCATCTACCGAGACTGAAGCCTTGGCTTCCA ACCTGATGGGCATGTTTGAGAAACGGCGCTTCCGCAAGTTCCTGGTGTTCGTGGCAAACTTTGATGAGAACGACCCCAAGACCTTTGAGGGCGTCGACCCCCAGAATACCAGCATGCGTGATGTCTACCGGAAGTTCGACTTGGGCCAGGATGTCATTGACTTCACTGGCCATGCCCTGGCGCTCTACCGCACTGATGA CTACCTGGACGAGCCATGTCTTGAGACCATCAACCGCATCAAGTTGTACAGCGAGTCCCTGGCTCGGTATGGCAAGAGCCCATATCTGTACCCACTCTATGGCCTTGGCGAGCTGCCCCAAGGCTTTGCAAG ATTGAGTGCCATCTACGGGGGGACGTACATGCTGAACAAACCGGTGGACGACATCATCATGGAGAATGGCAAGGTGGTGGGTGTGAAGTCCGAGGGCGAG GTGGCCCGCTGCAAGCAGCTGATCTGTGACCCCAGCTATGTTCCCGACCGCGTGAGGAAGGCTGGCCAGGTTATCCGTATCATCTGCATCCTCAGCCACCCGATCAAGAATACCAACGATGCCAACTCTTGCCAAATCATCATCCCCCAGAACCAGGTCAACAGGAAGTCAG ACATCTACGTGTGCATGATCTCCTACGCACACAACGTGGCCGCGCAGGGCAAGTACATTGCCATTGCCAGCACCACAGTGGAGACCACAGATCCCGAAAAGGAGGTTGAGCCGGCCCTGGAGCTGCTGGAGCCCATTGACCAGAA GTTTGTGGCCATCAGTGACTTGTATGAGCCCATCGATGACGGTTCTGAGAGCCAG GTGTTCTGTTCCTGCTCCTACGACGCCACCACACACTTTGAGACAACCTGCAATGACATCAAAGACATCTACAAGCGCATGGCAGGCTCCGCCTTTGACTTTGAGAACATGAAGCGCAAACAGAATGATGTCTTTGGGGAAGCTGACCAGTGA